The proteins below are encoded in one region of Drosophila santomea strain STO CAGO 1482 chromosome 3R, Prin_Dsan_1.1, whole genome shotgun sequence:
- the LOC120451838 gene encoding uncharacterized protein LOC120451838 isoform X2, which translates to MRSDEIIEKIRNKLKESDPARRTVVNTFQFNFTDVDGNLIKSMALDIYEGSASGVDAQVTISDEDFYLVGTKQKTFQEVLQQEKAKIDGDEEAINKMLEKFRINSQN; encoded by the exons ATGAGGAGCGACGAGATCATCGAGAAGATTCGCAACAAGTTGAAGGAATCGGATCCTGCCCGGCGCACCGTCGTTAACACGTTTCAGTTCAACTTCACCGACGTGGATGGTAATCTCATCAAGAGCATGG CATTGGACATCTACGAGGGGAGTGCTTCCGGTGTCGATGCGCAGGTCACCATTTCCGATGAGGACTTTTACTTGGTGGGCACTAAACAAAAGACTTTCCAGGAGGTGTTGCAGCAGGAGAAGGCCAAGATCGATGGCGATGAGGAGGCCATCAATAAAATGCTGGAGAAGTTTCGCATAAATTCTCAAAACTAG
- the LOC120451838 gene encoding uncharacterized protein LOC120451838 isoform X1, whose protein sequence is MRSDEIIEKIRNKLKESDPARRTVVNTFQFNFTDVDGNLIKSMVFDFKALDIYEGSASGVDAQVTISDEDFYLVGTKQKTFQEVLQQEKAKIDGDEEAINKMLEKFRINSQN, encoded by the exons ATGAGGAGCGACGAGATCATCGAGAAGATTCGCAACAAGTTGAAGGAATCGGATCCTGCCCGGCGCACCGTCGTTAACACGTTTCAGTTCAACTTCACCGACGTGGATGGTAATCTCATCAAGAGCATGG TCTTTGATTTCAAAGCATTGGACATCTACGAGGGGAGTGCTTCCGGTGTCGATGCGCAGGTCACCATTTCCGATGAGGACTTTTACTTGGTGGGCACTAAACAAAAGACTTTCCAGGAGGTGTTGCAGCAGGAGAAGGCCAAGATCGATGGCGATGAGGAGGCCATCAATAAAATGCTGGAGAAGTTTCGCATAAATTCTCAAAACTAG